A stretch of Jatrophihabitans sp. DNA encodes these proteins:
- a CDS encoding SDR family NAD(P)-dependent oxidoreductase encodes MNRSLVRDHTPASAEPIAIVGMSCRLPQAADLDAFWQLLHDGVDAVTEAPEDRWPIGSAEGYRRAGFIAGVDGFDADFFGISPNEAAAMDPQQRLALELSWEALEHARLIPADLRESDCGVFLGTMSHDYATLLDRLGSAELGPHSYPGTSRAIIANRISYLLGLRGRSMSVDAGQSSSLIAVQLACESLRRGESRLALAGGVNLNLLAETTAAIGSFGALSPEGRCHVFDERANGYVRGEGAAFVVLKPLSAALADGDTICCLILGGAVNNDGGGTSLTAPSQRAQQDVIERACAQAGVTPDAIQYVELHGTGTPIGDPIEAAALGAALGAERPAGQPLLVGSVKTNIGHLEGAAGVAGLVKLALSLRHRQVPASLHFRTAPAKIPLTELGLQVVQDTRDWPSPDQPLVGGVSSFGMGGTNCHLVLGEAPALTSPQPAAGRSDLPWLLSARSGPALQAQAQRLRARIAAQPVEAGQVALALATSRSAFEDRAVILGEDAEAMLAGLDALAAGAPNPSLVTGTVMPGRCAFVFPGQGSQWPEMARALLAESSDFADRMAACEQALAPFVDYSLIDVLRGEPGAADLSRVDVVQPALWATMVCLAELWQVNGVRPDLVIGHSQGEIAAATVIGALSLSDGARVVALRSRALAAVAGSGGMMSVAAPRDEIEGLLRSRSGQATIAAENSPRSVVVSGADQVLSDLQVELGAAGYRTKIVPVDYASHSAAMEQLQQELSEALAPVRPVSVSTTFLSTLTGQPMDTAGLDAEYWYRSLRQRVRFGEATRLALAEGCRVFLECSPHPVLVAAVEETIEDAEQQALVLGTLRREHGGPAQFRRALAEGYAGGLGVDWTGSARQSRAELIELPTYAFQPRRHWLAGVAGTASRPVRTESPAQAVPAARLDPTAPAHPAVARTRGALRDLVLALTAEVLGHDSPAGLSTTRTFKEMGVGSDAAVTLRNRLRAATGLPLPTGLVYDYPTPDQLVDRLRSVAGTEESTGAVVASQALDTPLENDPIAIVAMGCRFPGGVGSPADLWNLLRTGSEAITEFPGNRGWDIDALFATGTDRSGTSDTRLGGFLHDADQFDAGLFGISPREALAMDPQQRVLLEVCWETLERAGLDPWGLRGSQMGVFVGAMAPEYGPRLHQPGGSADGHLLTGTALSVLSGRIAYTFGLEGPAVTVDTACSSSLVAIHLASQALRRGECSAALAGGVTVMASPGMFVEFSRQGGLSVDGRCKPFSAEADGTGWAEGAGVVMLERLSDARRNGRQVLAVLRGTAVNQDGRSNGMTAPNGVAQQRVIRQALADAGLQPGDIDAVEAHGTGTSLGDPIEAQALLATYGEQRDPDQPLWLGSIKSNIGHTQAAAGVAGVIKMVLALGSATLPASLHAEKPSPQVDWSGDSVRLLADPMPWPHRDRPARAGVSGFGISGTNGHLILEQAPAAEQAPAPASELPLVWVLAARTEQALSAYASRLRAYAEKASDQDLQATGRRLARRARLTHRAVVVAGDRAELLAALTALIEGNPHPALLSGQAEDVQPVFLFPGQGSQWVGMAVELLDSGTDFAAFADRLAECDAALRPHTGWSVTDVLRGSPGAPELAGSEVIQPVLFAVMVSLAQLWRSWGVEPVAVVGHSQGEIAAACASGALSLPDAAKMVALRSKSLMSLTGTGGMLAVALPAEQVRQRIAEWPDRLWVAIGNGPQSTVVAGDIDALEEFQAACGEAVQVRRIATDYASHTPHIDRLRSELLELLDGVRPQPTEIAFCSALTGDFVPPTELVADYWYRVLRDPVRFQDAVQAFGGYSRPLFVEVSPHPALIGHVQDTLREAGLAGDAIGSLRRGEGGPRRILIAAAEGFVRGATMDWAAVLGSGPAPSVELPSYPFEHRRYWLEGSTTMTGGAGGAATSSHPLLSTVTPLAGGDGYLLTGRLSRGSALWLGDHAVNGTVLLPGTAFLELALEAATVAGCDLVEDLTLQAPLYLPELLDGVQLQMRVGGLDSDGSRDLSLHSRPAHEPEAEWTRHAAGRLGTAAEPAPVDELAEWPPASAVEVDLADVYSRLRDLGYEYGPAFQGLSRAWRTETDSYLEVALPEAVRPDAGQFYLHPALLDASLHLLVLDGMSGPDQLESGPLLPFSWTGVRVLATGADELRVRITDTGQDQLSLSLFTGAGEQLASVRSLSLRRVAKQAGPTGRRSDSLPHSVSWVDPGVAGLELGEQGWAVIGDDSSTAELAAELTSAGVKFSCYYDLPSLAEMTAGNAPATVLVPVTAELDPDDLPYTVREGIYEVLELVQSWAGDDRFTDSQLVLLTRGAGSDATADGLETPGAEHALLSNPVWGLLRAAQAEHPGRFALVDHDGEAADWAVIAAALAAGESQLSVRHGQPRAPRLARRELPETGFTFDPEGTVLVTGGTSGLGALAAQQLAAVHGVRNLVLISRRGPEAPDAAELMAELRALGAQVTVLACDVSDRRALRAVLDSIPAEHPLTGVVHSAGVLDDATVDGLSTHQFDTVFAPKLDGAWHLHELTRDLPLSTFLMFSSVAGVLGNAGQGNYAAANAFLDGLAGHRHRLGLPAVSIDWGLWEIETTTTEAVTAADRARLARTGIAPLSTEAGLNLFDTALNWPEPVLVAARWDTAGLRSRAEDGPLPPLLRGMVAAPRRVVPSGPASRATTAGSSHDLVQQLASKPPAAGRQLLIELVRSHVAAVLAYPDVNAVDADQGFSELGFDSLTVVELRNRLDQAIGLRLPATLAFDYPTATALAEHLLRTLAPAPPSPEENLRAALDAVQQALTGQDDATRGKIAAILHSTLARWELPPAETPGLQDEIRSASDEEIFAFIDNQL; translated from the coding sequence GTGAACCGGTCACTGGTGCGCGACCACACGCCTGCCTCAGCCGAGCCGATCGCCATCGTGGGGATGTCCTGCCGGTTGCCGCAGGCCGCTGATCTCGACGCGTTCTGGCAGTTGCTGCACGACGGTGTGGACGCCGTGACCGAGGCGCCTGAGGACCGGTGGCCGATCGGCTCGGCCGAGGGCTACCGGCGGGCCGGGTTCATCGCCGGCGTCGACGGTTTCGACGCCGACTTCTTCGGGATCTCACCGAACGAGGCTGCCGCCATGGATCCGCAGCAGCGGCTGGCCCTGGAGCTCTCGTGGGAGGCGCTGGAGCATGCCCGGCTGATACCGGCAGACCTGCGCGAGAGCGATTGTGGCGTGTTCCTCGGCACGATGTCCCACGACTACGCCACCCTGCTCGACCGGCTGGGCTCGGCGGAGCTGGGCCCGCACTCCTACCCCGGAACCTCCCGCGCGATCATCGCCAACCGGATCTCCTACCTGCTCGGCCTGCGCGGTCGCAGCATGAGTGTCGACGCCGGCCAGTCCTCCTCGCTCATCGCGGTCCAGCTGGCCTGTGAGAGCCTGCGCCGCGGCGAGAGCCGGCTGGCCCTGGCCGGCGGCGTGAACCTCAACCTGCTGGCCGAGACCACCGCCGCGATCGGCAGTTTCGGGGCGCTGTCGCCCGAAGGCCGCTGCCACGTCTTCGACGAGCGGGCCAACGGCTACGTGCGGGGCGAGGGCGCCGCTTTCGTGGTGCTGAAGCCGCTGTCTGCCGCGCTGGCCGACGGTGACACCATCTGCTGCCTGATCCTCGGCGGCGCGGTGAACAACGACGGCGGCGGCACGAGCCTCACCGCGCCGAGCCAGCGCGCCCAGCAGGATGTCATCGAGCGGGCGTGCGCGCAGGCCGGCGTCACCCCCGACGCCATCCAGTACGTGGAGTTGCACGGCACCGGCACCCCGATCGGCGACCCGATCGAGGCAGCCGCGCTCGGCGCGGCGCTGGGCGCCGAGCGGCCGGCCGGCCAGCCGCTGCTGGTCGGTTCGGTCAAGACCAACATCGGCCACCTGGAAGGCGCGGCCGGGGTGGCCGGATTGGTCAAGCTGGCACTGAGCCTGCGACACCGCCAGGTGCCCGCCAGCCTGCACTTTCGCACCGCCCCCGCGAAGATCCCGCTGACCGAGTTGGGACTCCAGGTCGTGCAGGACACCCGCGACTGGCCCAGCCCGGACCAGCCGCTGGTCGGCGGCGTCAGCTCGTTCGGCATGGGAGGCACCAACTGCCACCTGGTGCTCGGCGAGGCGCCGGCGCTGACCAGCCCGCAGCCGGCGGCCGGCCGGTCCGACCTGCCCTGGCTGCTGTCGGCCCGCTCGGGACCGGCGCTGCAGGCACAGGCCCAGCGGCTGCGGGCCCGGATCGCCGCGCAGCCGGTAGAAGCCGGCCAGGTCGCACTGGCGCTAGCCACCAGCCGGAGCGCGTTCGAGGACCGGGCGGTGATCCTGGGCGAGGACGCCGAGGCGATGCTGGCCGGCCTGGACGCGCTGGCGGCCGGAGCCCCGAATCCCTCGCTGGTCACCGGCACGGTGATGCCCGGTCGATGCGCGTTCGTCTTTCCCGGGCAGGGCTCGCAGTGGCCGGAGATGGCCCGCGCGCTGCTGGCCGAATCCAGCGACTTCGCCGACCGGATGGCGGCCTGCGAGCAGGCGCTGGCGCCGTTCGTCGACTACTCCTTGATCGACGTCCTGCGCGGCGAACCGGGCGCGGCCGACCTTTCCCGGGTGGACGTGGTGCAGCCGGCGCTGTGGGCCACGATGGTCTGCCTGGCCGAGCTGTGGCAGGTCAACGGGGTGCGGCCGGACCTGGTGATCGGGCACTCGCAGGGTGAGATCGCGGCGGCCACCGTCATCGGCGCCCTGTCGCTGTCCGACGGCGCCCGGGTCGTGGCCCTGCGCAGCCGGGCGCTGGCCGCGGTCGCCGGCAGCGGCGGCATGATGTCGGTCGCCGCGCCGCGGGACGAGATCGAAGGACTGCTGCGGTCCCGATCCGGACAGGCCACCATCGCAGCGGAAAACAGTCCCCGCTCGGTGGTGGTCTCCGGAGCCGACCAGGTGCTCAGCGACCTGCAGGTCGAGCTTGGCGCAGCCGGTTACCGCACCAAGATCGTGCCGGTGGACTACGCCTCGCACTCGGCCGCGATGGAGCAACTGCAGCAGGAGCTGTCCGAGGCGCTCGCGCCGGTGCGGCCGGTGTCGGTCAGCACCACGTTCCTGTCCACCCTCACCGGCCAGCCGATGGACACCGCGGGTCTGGACGCCGAGTACTGGTACCGCAGCCTGCGCCAGAGAGTGCGGTTCGGAGAAGCGACCCGGCTGGCGCTGGCCGAGGGCTGCCGGGTGTTCCTGGAGTGCAGCCCGCACCCGGTGCTGGTCGCCGCGGTGGAGGAGACGATCGAGGACGCCGAGCAGCAGGCCCTGGTACTGGGCACCCTGCGGCGCGAGCACGGCGGCCCGGCGCAGTTCCGCCGGGCGCTGGCCGAGGGATACGCCGGCGGGCTCGGGGTGGACTGGACCGGTTCGGCCCGGCAGTCCCGGGCCGAGCTGATCGAGCTGCCGACCTATGCCTTCCAACCGCGCCGGCACTGGCTGGCCGGCGTTGCCGGCACGGCGAGCCGGCCGGTCCGGACCGAATCGCCCGCGCAGGCCGTACCGGCTGCGCGGCTCGACCCGACTGCTCCGGCCCACCCGGCCGTCGCCCGGACCCGGGGCGCGCTGCGGGACCTGGTGCTGGCGCTGACCGCCGAAGTGCTGGGCCACGACAGCCCGGCCGGCCTGTCGACCACCCGCACCTTCAAGGAGATGGGCGTCGGCTCCGACGCCGCCGTCACGTTGCGAAACCGGCTGCGGGCTGCCACCGGGCTGCCGCTGCCGACCGGCCTGGTGTATGACTACCCGACTCCGGACCAGCTCGTCGACCGGCTCCGATCGGTTGCCGGCACCGAGGAATCCACTGGTGCGGTGGTCGCGTCCCAGGCGCTCGACACCCCGCTCGAGAACGACCCGATCGCCATCGTGGCGATGGGCTGCCGCTTTCCCGGCGGGGTCGGCTCACCGGCTGACCTGTGGAACCTGCTGCGCACCGGCTCGGAGGCGATCACCGAGTTCCCCGGCAACCGCGGCTGGGACATCGACGCGCTGTTCGCCACCGGGACCGACCGCTCCGGCACCAGCGACACCCGGCTCGGCGGCTTCCTGCACGACGCCGACCAGTTCGACGCCGGCCTGTTCGGCATCAGCCCGCGCGAGGCCCTGGCGATGGACCCCCAGCAGCGGGTGCTGCTGGAGGTCTGCTGGGAGACCCTGGAACGGGCCGGCCTGGATCCCTGGGGCCTGCGGGGCAGTCAGATGGGCGTGTTCGTCGGCGCGATGGCGCCTGAGTACGGACCCCGACTGCACCAACCGGGCGGCTCGGCCGATGGCCACCTGCTGACCGGCACCGCGCTCAGCGTGCTGTCCGGCCGGATCGCCTACACCTTCGGGCTGGAGGGTCCGGCGGTCACCGTCGACACCGCCTGCTCCTCATCGCTGGTCGCGATTCACCTTGCCAGCCAAGCGCTTCGTCGTGGTGAGTGCTCGGCGGCGCTGGCCGGCGGCGTGACCGTGATGGCCAGTCCCGGCATGTTCGTGGAGTTCAGCAGGCAGGGCGGGCTCTCGGTGGACGGCCGGTGCAAGCCGTTCTCGGCCGAGGCCGACGGCACCGGCTGGGCCGAAGGCGCCGGCGTGGTGATGCTGGAGCGGCTGTCCGACGCCCGGCGCAACGGCCGGCAGGTGCTGGCCGTGCTGCGTGGCACGGCGGTGAACCAGGACGGCCGCAGCAACGGCATGACCGCGCCCAACGGGGTGGCCCAGCAACGGGTGATCCGGCAGGCGCTGGCCGATGCCGGCCTGCAGCCGGGCGACATCGACGCGGTCGAGGCGCACGGCACCGGCACCTCGCTGGGCGACCCGATCGAGGCGCAGGCCCTGCTGGCCACCTACGGCGAGCAGCGCGACCCCGACCAGCCCCTGTGGCTCGGTTCGATCAAGTCCAACATCGGCCACACCCAGGCCGCGGCCGGGGTCGCCGGAGTCATCAAGATGGTGCTGGCGCTGGGATCGGCGACGCTGCCCGCCAGCCTGCACGCCGAGAAGCCGAGCCCGCAGGTGGACTGGAGCGGCGATTCGGTACGGCTGCTGGCCGACCCCATGCCCTGGCCGCACCGCGACCGTCCGGCCCGGGCCGGCGTGTCCGGATTCGGCATCAGCGGCACCAACGGCCACCTGATCCTGGAGCAGGCGCCGGCCGCCGAGCAGGCGCCGGCACCGGCCTCGGAGCTGCCGCTGGTGTGGGTGCTCGCGGCCCGGACCGAGCAGGCACTGAGCGCTTACGCCAGCCGGCTGCGCGCCTACGCCGAGAAGGCCTCGGACCAGGACCTGCAGGCCACCGGCCGGAGACTGGCCCGCCGTGCCCGGTTGACCCACCGGGCCGTCGTGGTGGCCGGTGACCGTGCCGAACTGCTGGCAGCGCTGACCGCGCTGATCGAAGGAAACCCGCACCCGGCCCTGCTGAGCGGCCAGGCCGAGGACGTCCAGCCGGTGTTCCTCTTTCCCGGCCAGGGCTCGCAGTGGGTCGGAATGGCCGTCGAGTTGCTCGACAGCGGGACCGACTTCGCCGCCTTCGCCGACCGGCTGGCGGAGTGCGACGCCGCCCTTCGCCCGCACACCGGCTGGTCGGTGACCGACGTCCTGCGGGGGAGCCCGGGCGCGCCGGAACTGGCCGGCTCCGAAGTGATCCAGCCCGTCCTGTTCGCGGTGATGGTGTCGCTGGCGCAGCTGTGGCGCTCGTGGGGAGTCGAGCCGGTCGCCGTCGTCGGCCACTCCCAGGGAGAGATCGCCGCCGCCTGTGCCTCCGGCGCGCTGTCGCTGCCGGACGCGGCCAAGATGGTCGCGCTGCGCAGCAAGTCGTTGATGAGCCTGACCGGCACCGGCGGGATGCTGGCGGTGGCGCTGCCGGCCGAGCAGGTGCGCCAGCGGATCGCCGAGTGGCCGGACCGGCTGTGGGTGGCCATCGGCAACGGCCCGCAGAGCACCGTGGTGGCCGGGGACATCGACGCGCTGGAGGAGTTCCAGGCAGCGTGCGGCGAGGCCGTGCAGGTCCGCCGGATCGCCACCGACTACGCCTCGCACACCCCGCACATCGACCGGTTGCGCTCGGAACTGCTCGAGCTGCTGGACGGGGTGCGGCCGCAGCCCACCGAGATCGCCTTCTGCTCGGCGCTGACCGGCGACTTCGTGCCACCGACCGAACTGGTCGCCGACTACTGGTACCGGGTGCTGCGCGACCCGGTGCGCTTCCAGGACGCGGTGCAGGCCTTCGGCGGCTATTCCCGGCCGCTGTTCGTCGAGGTCAGCCCGCATCCGGCGCTGATCGGCCACGTCCAGGACACCCTGCGCGAGGCCGGCCTGGCCGGTGACGCGATCGGATCGCTGCGGCGCGGCGAGGGCGGCCCGCGGCGGATCCTGATCGCCGCCGCCGAGGGCTTCGTCCGGGGCGCGACCATGGACTGGGCGGCAGTGCTGGGCTCCGGGCCGGCACCGAGCGTCGAGCTGCCCAGCTACCCCTTCGAGCACCGCAGGTACTGGCTCGAGGGCTCCACGACGATGACCGGTGGCGCGGGCGGCGCGGCCACCTCCAGCCATCCGCTGCTGAGCACGGTCACGCCGCTGGCCGGCGGTGACGGTTACCTGCTGACCGGACGCCTGTCCCGCGGCAGCGCGCTGTGGCTGGGCGACCACGCCGTCAACGGCACGGTGCTGCTGCCGGGCACCGCCTTCCTCGAGTTGGCCCTGGAGGCCGCGACGGTCGCCGGGTGCGACCTGGTCGAGGACCTGACGCTGCAGGCGCCGCTCTACCTTCCCGAGCTGCTGGACGGGGTGCAGCTGCAGATGAGAGTCGGCGGCCTGGACTCCGACGGCAGCCGCGACCTGAGCCTGCACAGCCGGCCCGCGCACGAGCCGGAGGCCGAGTGGACCCGGCACGCGGCCGGCCGGCTGGGCACCGCCGCTGAGCCCGCACCCGTCGACGAGCTCGCCGAGTGGCCCCCGGCCTCGGCCGTCGAGGTCGACCTGGCCGACGTCTACAGCCGGTTGCGCGATCTGGGCTATGAGTACGGCCCGGCCTTCCAGGGCCTGAGCCGGGCCTGGCGGACCGAGACCGACAGTTACCTGGAGGTGGCGCTGCCCGAGGCGGTGCGCCCGGACGCCGGCCAGTTCTACCTGCACCCGGCGCTGCTGGACGCGTCCCTGCACCTGCTCGTGCTGGACGGCATGTCCGGGCCCGATCAGCTGGAGTCCGGACCCTTGCTGCCCTTCTCGTGGACCGGCGTGCGGGTACTGGCCACCGGCGCCGACGAGCTGCGGGTGCGGATCACCGACACCGGTCAGGACCAGCTGTCGCTGTCGCTGTTCACCGGCGCCGGCGAGCAGCTGGCCAGCGTACGGAGCCTGAGCCTGCGCAGGGTCGCCAAGCAGGCCGGTCCGACCGGCCGGCGCTCGGACAGCCTGCCGCACTCGGTGAGCTGGGTCGATCCCGGCGTGGCCGGCCTCGAGCTGGGCGAGCAGGGCTGGGCGGTGATCGGGGACGACAGCTCGACCGCCGAGCTGGCCGCCGAACTGACCTCGGCCGGCGTGAAGTTCAGCTGCTACTACGACCTTCCTTCGCTGGCCGAGATGACGGCCGGCAACGCGCCGGCCACCGTCCTGGTGCCCGTCACCGCCGAGCTGGACCCCGACGACCTGCCCTACACCGTGCGGGAGGGCATCTACGAGGTGCTCGAGCTGGTACAGAGCTGGGCCGGCGATGACCGTTTCACCGACTCGCAGCTGGTACTGCTGACCCGGGGGGCCGGCTCGGACGCCACGGCCGATGGGCTGGAGACCCCGGGCGCCGAGCACGCCCTGCTGAGCAACCCGGTCTGGGGACTGCTGCGCGCGGCCCAGGCCGAGCACCCCGGGCGCTTCGCCCTGGTGGATCATGACGGCGAGGCGGCCGACTGGGCCGTGATCGCAGCCGCGCTGGCGGCCGGCGAGTCACAGCTGTCGGTCCGTCACGGCCAGCCGCGGGCGCCCCGACTGGCGCGCCGGGAACTTCCCGAGACCGGTTTCACCTTCGACCCCGAAGGCACCGTGCTGGTCACCGGCGGCACCAGCGGCCTCGGCGCCCTGGCGGCGCAGCAGCTGGCGGCGGTGCACGGCGTGCGCAACCTGGTGCTGATCTCGCGGCGCGGGCCCGAGGCCCCCGACGCGGCGGAGCTGATGGCGGAGTTGCGCGCGCTGGGCGCGCAGGTCACGGTGCTGGCGTGCGACGTCTCGGACCGCCGCGCGCTGCGCGCGGTGCTGGACTCGATCCCGGCCGAGCATCCGCTGACCGGCGTGGTGCATTCGGCCGGCGTGCTGGACGACGCGACCGTGGACGGGCTCTCGACCCACCAGTTCGACACGGTGTTCGCCCCCAAGCTGGACGGCGCCTGGCACCTGCACGAGCTGACCCGGGACCTGCCGCTGTCCACCTTCCTGATGTTCTCCTCGGTCGCCGGCGTGCTCGGCAATGCCGGGCAGGGCAACTACGCGGCGGCGAACGCGTTCCTGGACGGGCTGGCCGGCCACCGGCACCGGCTCGGGCTGCCGGCCGTCTCGATCGACTGGGGACTGTGGGAGATCGAGACCACCACGACCGAGGCGGTCACCGCCGCTGACCGGGCCCGGTTGGCTCGCACCGGCATCGCGCCGCTGAGCACCGAGGCCGGCCTGAACCTCTTCGACACCGCCCTGAACTGGCCCGAGCCGGTGCTGGTCGCCGCCCGCTGGGACACCGCCGGTTTGCGCTCCCGAGCCGAGGACGGACCACTGCCGCCGCTGCTGCGCGGCATGGTGGCCGCGCCCCGGCGGGTCGTGCCCAGCGGTCCGGCCAGCCGGGCCACCACGGCAGGCTCGTCGCACGACCTGGTTCAGCAACTGGCGAGCAAGCCGCCGGCCGCCGGCCGGCAGCTGCTCATCGAGCTGGTCCGCTCGCACGTGGCGGCGGTGCTGGCCTACCCCGACGTCAACGCCGTCGACGCCGATCAGGGTTTCAGCGAACTGGGATTCGACTCGCTGACGGTGGTGGAGCTGCGCAACCGGCTCGATCAGGCGATCGGGTTGCGGCTGCCGGCGACGCTGGCCTTCGACTACCCGACCGCGACCGCGCTGGCCGAGCACCTGCTGCGCACCCTGGCGCCGGCGCCGCCGTCGCCGGAGGAGAACCTGCGGGCCGCCCTGGACGCGGTGCAGCAGGCGCTGACCGGTCAGGACGACGCGACCCGCGGCAAGATCGCCGCGATCCTGCACAGCACGCTGGCCCGCTGGGAGCTTCCACCGGCCGAGACACCCGGGCTCCAGGACGAGATCCGCTCGGCGTCCGACGAAGAGATCTTCGCTTTCATCGACAACCAACTCTGA
- a CDS encoding pyridoxal-dependent decarboxylase, exosortase A system-associated, whose translation MAATAWDRQLDGELAPGGIAVRRLAARVGSTPFFAYDRQAVDSRIAAVRAALPDDIELNYAVKANPMPALLQHLSGRVDGFDVASGLELRHALDTPVPASRVSFAGPAKRIEELSQAIAAGVTIELESEQEVARVRAASAELGIAARVAVRVNPDFSVHGSGMRLGGGPQQFGVDSERVPQLLATLRDPLLDFQGFHVFAGSQNLRAESICQAQSLTVELILGLLDAAPAPVCYLNLGGGFGIPYSNRDRPLDLELVGQNLHTLMAELIRPRLPGARVVLELGRYLVGEAGVYITRVVDRKQSRGKTFLVVDGGMHHQLAASGNLGQVIRRNYPIAVANRLDEPAVETVTVVGSLCTPLDLLGSDVELPHARIGDLIAVFQAGAYGLTASPTAFLSHPAPAEILV comes from the coding sequence ATGGCCGCGACGGCCTGGGACCGGCAGCTCGACGGGGAGCTGGCGCCCGGTGGGATAGCGGTGCGACGGCTGGCCGCGCGGGTCGGCAGCACGCCGTTCTTCGCCTATGACCGGCAGGCGGTCGACAGCCGGATCGCCGCGGTGCGCGCCGCGCTGCCCGATGACATCGAGCTGAACTATGCCGTCAAGGCCAATCCGATGCCGGCCTTGCTGCAGCACCTGAGCGGGCGGGTCGACGGGTTCGACGTGGCGTCGGGGTTGGAGCTGCGCCATGCCCTGGACACCCCTGTCCCGGCGTCCCGGGTGAGTTTCGCCGGGCCGGCCAAGCGGATCGAGGAGCTGAGCCAGGCGATCGCGGCCGGCGTCACCATCGAACTGGAGTCCGAGCAGGAGGTCGCCCGGGTGCGGGCGGCCAGCGCCGAGCTGGGCATCGCGGCCCGGGTGGCGGTGCGGGTCAATCCCGATTTCAGCGTGCACGGCTCGGGGATGCGCCTCGGCGGCGGGCCGCAGCAGTTCGGCGTCGACTCCGAGCGCGTTCCGCAGTTGCTGGCGACGCTGCGGGACCCGCTGCTGGACTTTCAGGGCTTTCACGTCTTCGCCGGCTCGCAGAACCTGCGTGCCGAGAGCATCTGCCAAGCCCAGTCGCTGACGGTCGAGCTGATTCTCGGCTTGCTCGACGCGGCGCCGGCGCCGGTGTGCTACCTCAACCTGGGCGGCGGTTTCGGCATCCCGTACTCCAACCGGGACCGGCCGCTGGACCTGGAGCTGGTAGGGCAGAACCTGCATACCCTGATGGCCGAACTGATCCGGCCTCGACTACCCGGCGCTCGGGTGGTGCTGGAGCTCGGCCGCTACCTCGTCGGTGAGGCCGGCGTCTACATCACCCGCGTCGTGGACCGCAAGCAGTCGCGGGGCAAGACCTTTCTGGTCGTCGACGGCGGGATGCACCACCAGCTGGCCGCGTCGGGCAACCTCGGCCAGGTGATCCGGCGCAATTACCCGATCGCGGTGGCGAACCGGCTGGACGAGCCGGCGGTCGAGACCGTGACGGTGGTCGGGTCACTGTGCACCCCGCTGGACCTGCTCGGCTCCGATGTCGAGTTGCCGCACGCCCGGATAGGTGACCTGATCGCGGTGTTCCAGGCCGGCGCCTACGGCCTGACAGCCAGCCCGACGGCCTTTCTCAGCCACCCGGCGCCGGCCGAGATCCTGGTCTGA
- a CDS encoding condensation domain-containing protein — translation MFVEAPLSFGQLYSWREIDAYPSDGKQEANLPATWDLRGSTLDQVQLALRQLVQRHEPLRTTYHLRDGVPVQRIHADPPVPVELLDRVITDAGEPDRNTAELIGIGFPMTGELCWRGVQVSSDGAPMYLSLSFSHLILDVWSVLELQTQFNDLLASADAQPAHPVEPAPRELACQQRQDSTRTRQAATERYWRRLLATQPADQLPALASGVRQDRIQATLHSHRLGVLAAKVARTHGVTPPAVLLAITAAAVSEHLGAEPITVNLMSSNRFAAEHRHLVTTMNQLIPVLVRVEPGSSLAEHITRVHWAAASAYRYSSYDLDQVLAIAAESGAHSGFNGLFRCWFNYLQLDAEPLDPARRTPAELVWEPSARQYGQPVDVRVTVRGGRTSIALRADPQIMPAEALAGVLRTVCQGVALAASNPASSLADLRDSRGEDLPAALFPPGGPAQTRISAGAGWLRKAVGLAVRP, via the coding sequence GTGTTCGTCGAGGCACCGCTCAGTTTCGGCCAGCTCTACAGCTGGCGAGAGATCGACGCCTACCCGTCCGACGGCAAGCAGGAGGCGAACCTTCCGGCCACCTGGGACCTGCGGGGCTCCACCCTCGATCAGGTCCAGCTGGCGTTGCGACAGCTGGTCCAACGGCATGAGCCGTTGCGCACCACCTACCACCTGCGAGACGGCGTTCCGGTGCAGCGGATCCACGCCGACCCGCCGGTGCCGGTGGAACTGCTCGACCGGGTCATCACCGATGCCGGCGAGCCGGACCGCAACACTGCCGAGCTGATCGGCATCGGCTTTCCGATGACGGGTGAACTCTGCTGGCGCGGGGTGCAGGTCAGCTCCGATGGCGCGCCGATGTACCTGTCGCTGTCGTTCTCCCACCTCATCCTCGACGTCTGGTCGGTGCTCGAACTGCAGACCCAGTTCAACGACCTGCTCGCTTCGGCCGACGCCCAGCCGGCGCACCCCGTCGAGCCGGCACCGCGCGAGCTGGCCTGCCAGCAGCGCCAGGACTCGACCAGGACCCGCCAGGCGGCCACCGAGCGGTACTGGCGCCGGCTGCTGGCCACCCAGCCCGCCGATCAGTTGCCGGCCCTTGCCAGCGGCGTGCGGCAGGACCGGATCCAGGCGACGCTGCACTCGCACCGGCTCGGCGTGCTGGCGGCGAAGGTGGCCAGGACCCACGGTGTCACCCCGCCCGCGGTGCTGCTGGCCATCACCGCCGCGGCGGTGTCGGAGCACCTCGGCGCCGAGCCGATCACGGTGAACCTGATGTCGTCCAACCGGTTCGCGGCAGAGCACCGGCACCTGGTCACCACGATGAACCAGCTGATCCCGGTACTGGTGCGGGTCGAACCCGGCTCGTCGCTGGCCGAGCACATCACCCGGGTGCACTGGGCGGCCGCCTCGGCCTACCGGTACTCCAGCTATGACCTGGACCAGGTGTTGGCGATCGCGGCCGAGAGCGGCGCCCACAGTGGGTTCAACGGTTTGTTCCGCTGCTGGTTCAACTACCTGCAACTGGATGCCGAGCCGTTGGACCCTGCCCGGCGTACCCCCGCGGAGCTGGTCTGGGAGCCGTCGGCCCGGCAGTACGGGCAGCCGGTGGACGTGCGGGTCACGGTGCGTGGCGGCCGTACCAGCATCGCGTTGCGAGCCGATCCTCAGATCATGCCGGCCGAGGCGCTGGCAGGGGTGCTGCGCACGGTGTGCCAGGGCGTCGCGCTGGCTGCCTCGAACCCGGCAAGCAGTCTCGCCGACCTTCGCGACAGCCGCGGCGAGGATTTGCCGGCCGCGCTGTTCCCGCCGGGCGGCCCCGCTCAGACCAGGATCTCGGCCGGCGCCGGGTGGCTGAGAAAGGCCGTCGGGCTGGCTGTCAGGCCGTAG